The Candidatus Brocadiaceae bacterium nucleotide sequence TCGACGCGCTGCGGGGCGCCTCGGCCGGCCGCATCACCGTGGTGGCGCCGTACTTCCCGTACGTGCGCAGCGACAAGAAGGACGAGCCGCGCATCAGCATCTCCGCCCGCCTGATGGGCCAGCTCATGCACCAGGCGGGCGCCGACCGCGTCCTGACCGTCAACCTGCACAACCTGCAGATCATGGGCTTCATGCCCATGGCCTGCGACCAGCTCGACGCCAACCCGCTGATCGCGGAGTACTTCCGCTGCCACATGGACACCGAACGGCTGGGCGTGCTGACCACCGACGCCGGCGGCGTGCGCATCGGCACCGTCTACGCCGAGCGGCTGAACCTGCCGCTGGCCGTCTGCGACAAGCGGCGATGGGCCGACAACGAGGACCCGGAGATCCGCGCCGTCATCGGCATCGAGGGGCTGCAAGGGCGCGAAGTGGCGATCTTCGACGACGAGATCCTGACGGGCGGCACGATGTGCCGGGCCATCTCGGCGCTGAAGGACAAGTTCGGGCTGCCCGTGTCGTATATCTCCTGCGTGCACCCCGTCTTCGGCAACGGAGCGGCCGAGCGGCTCCTGTCCACGGGCGTCAAGCGCATCGTGTGCACGGACACCCTGCCGCCGCCGGAAGCGAACGACCGCGTCCGAGTCGTCAGCGTGGCGCCGCTGCTGGCGGCCGCCATCAACAACATCCACACGAACCGGTCCGTCACGAGCATCTTCCGCGAACAGGACTCCCTGTTCGGCGCCCAGAGCGAACCGTCGTGACCGCCATGGCCGAACGACCCGCCATCGAAGACCTGCTGGCCGCCGCCGTGGCCGAGCACGTGCCGATGTCGGTGGACGAGGTGCGCGCGCTGATCTCGGTGCCGCCGGCGGCGGACATGGGCGACTACGCGCTGCCGTGCTTCCCGCTGGCCAGGGCACTGCGCAAGGCGCCGAACGCCATCGCGGCCGAGCTTCAGACCCTCGTGCGCCTGCCGGACGGCATTGTGGCGTCGCGCGCCGTCGGGCCGTACCTGAACTTCTCCGCCGACCGCGCCGGGCAGACCGCATGCATCCTGGCGGCCATCTGCCGCGCCGGCCGCCTCTACGGCGCCGCCGAGGTCGGTGCGGGCCGCACCGTCGTGTTCGAATACAGCAGCCCGAAC carries:
- a CDS encoding ribose-phosphate pyrophosphokinase, giving the protein MRDCQQPLMLFTGRATYYLARRIGESLRTFPGLADVRLCEPRVTRFSNENLKVKINESVRGADVFLVQTAANAGHCSRGVNPERVSAEEAAELCLSENLMELFITIDALRGASAGRITVVAPYFPYVRSDKKDEPRISISARLMGQLMHQAGADRVLTVNLHNLQIMGFMPMACDQLDANPLIAEYFRCHMDTERLGVLTTDAGGVRIGTVYAERLNLPLAVCDKRRWADNEDPEIRAVIGIEGLQGREVAIFDDEILTGGTMCRAISALKDKFGLPVSYISCVHPVFGNGAAERLLSTGVKRIVCTDTLPPPEANDRVRVVSVAPLLAAAINNIHTNRSVTSIFREQDSLFGAQSEPS